A region from the Wansuia hejianensis genome encodes:
- a CDS encoding ROK family transcriptional regulator: protein MKRASTMEVKRQNRNNVYRIIYQKGKISKQEIANKLNLSLPTVAQNLTELFEKGLIYENGSFDSTGGRKAKGISCNMDAKTAIGLDITRNHISGVLVNLLGEVLYSIRTRLHFEDNRKYYEELRSLVDRIIEEGRADPYTILGIGISMPGIIGADHKTITYAPVVETTTLFEDLKGYLPYPYAIINDAKAGGFAELWHSPHAENMVYLSLSNSVGGAVLMNNELYYGDQRLSGEIGHMTLEIDGKPCYCGKKGCMDPYCNAQVLSRRTGGDLKKFFELLDKGDKDCRQEWETYLKYLSVAINNLRNCLDCEVILGGYVGSYMDSHIDELRQMVIKRSTFTTDGKFVQSCAFKFESSAVGAGLYYIDEYIKCI from the coding sequence ATGAAGCGGGCAAGCACGATGGAGGTTAAACGTCAGAACAGAAATAACGTTTACAGGATTATTTATCAGAAAGGAAAGATATCAAAACAGGAGATTGCGAACAAATTAAATCTGAGTCTGCCTACTGTGGCACAAAATCTGACGGAACTGTTCGAGAAAGGCCTGATTTATGAAAATGGGAGTTTTGATTCTACCGGTGGACGAAAGGCCAAGGGGATTTCCTGCAATATGGATGCTAAGACAGCCATTGGGCTTGACATAACAAGAAATCACATCAGTGGGGTATTGGTCAACCTGTTGGGTGAGGTACTCTATTCCATTAGAACCCGGCTGCATTTTGAGGATAACCGTAAGTATTATGAGGAGCTTCGGAGTCTGGTAGACCGCATAATAGAAGAGGGCAGGGCCGATCCATATACGATTCTGGGAATCGGTATTAGTATGCCCGGTATTATCGGCGCCGATCATAAGACGATTACCTATGCGCCCGTCGTGGAGACGACGACGCTGTTTGAAGATCTGAAGGGCTATCTCCCATATCCCTATGCCATTATCAACGACGCAAAGGCCGGAGGCTTTGCGGAGCTTTGGCATTCTCCTCATGCGGAAAACATGGTGTACCTGTCTCTCAGCAACAGCGTTGGCGGCGCCGTTCTGATGAATAATGAGCTTTACTACGGGGACCAGCGCCTGAGTGGTGAAATAGGGCACATGACGCTGGAAATTGACGGAAAGCCTTGTTACTGCGGCAAAAAGGGGTGCATGGATCCATACTGTAATGCACAGGTATTATCGCGGAGGACAGGCGGCGACCTGAAGAAGTTCTTTGAACTCTTAGATAAAGGGGACAAAGACTGCCGGCAGGAATGGGAAACCTATTTAAAATATTTATCTGTAGCCATCAATAATCTGAGAAACTGCCTGGATTGTGAAGTAATACTGGGAGGCTATGTGGGAAGCTATATGGACAGCCACATAGACGAGCTGAGACAAATGGTGATAAAGAGGAGCACCTTCACTACAGACGGGAAATTTGTGCAGAGCTGCGCATTTAAATTCGAATCCTCCGCCGTAGGAGCAGGACTCTATTATATTGATGAATATATAAAATGTATCTGA